The nucleotide window GCCGGACAAGGCCGTTGACGTGCTCGACACCGCCTGCGCTCGCGTCCGTATCAGCCTCGCCGCTGCGCCGCAAAGCCTCGAGCGGGTGCGCGGCGAACTGGCTGAAGGCGAGCGTCAGCGCCAGGCACTGCGCCGCGACGCCCAGGCTGGCCTGCCGATTGATTTCCAGGCGCTGGAAGCGCTGGAAACGCGTCTGGACGCCATCGAAAAAGAGCGCCAGGCGCTGGAAGCAGACTGGAGCAAGCAACGCATCCTCGCCGAACGCCTGCTATCGCTACGTCAGCAACTGGCCGCGGCGGATCAAACATCGGACGTCGAGATCCTGAAGTCGGCGCTGCGCGAAACCCATGATGCGCTGATGGCCGCGCAAGCTCAGGAGCGCCTGGTCAGTTTCGAAGTCTGTCCAAGATTGGTAGCCGAAGTCATCAATGCCTGGACCGGCGTACCGCTGGCACAACTGGCGCGGGAACACAGCACGAGCGTTGCCGGTTTCGCCGCAGATTTGCGCGCCCGTATCCGCGGTCAGGAACAGGCCGTGCAGGCCCTTGACCGCGCGATGCGCGCGGCCGCCGCCGGCCTGAACAGACCCGATGCCCCGGTGGGCGTGTTCCTGCTGGTGGGACCGAGCGGTGTCGGCAAGACCGAAACGGCGCGGGCCCTGGCCGACCTGTTGTACGGCGGCGAGCGCTTTATCACCGTGATCAACATGGCCGAGTTCCAGGACAAACACACCGTTTCCCGACTGATCGGCGCACCGCCGGGCTATGTTGGCTTTGGCGAGGGCGGCATGCTCACCGAAGCCGTGCGGCATAAACCCTATTCAGTGATTCTGCTCGATGAGGTCGAAAAAGCCGATCCGGACGTAATGAACCTGTTCTATCAGATCTTCGACAAAGGCCTTGCCAATGATGGCGAAGGGCGAGAAATCGATTTTCGCAACACGCTGATTCTGATGACATCGAACCTGGGCAGTGAGTGCATCAGCGAACAGTGCGAAAGCGGCACGCGACCGAGCGCCGAATCCCTCGAGGAAAGCCTCCGTCCGATACTCAGCCGGCATTTCCAACCGGCACTGCTGGCGCGTATGTGCGTGGTGCCGTACTACCCGGTCAGTGGCCCGGTGCTGCGCGAGCTGGCGGCCATCAAACTCGACCGCCTGGGCGAGCGCCTGCAGGCTCGCCGGCTGGGCTTCAGTTACTGCAAACAGCTGTTGGAGCACTTGGCTGAACACTGCATCCGCAGCGACAGTGGCGCACGCGCAATCGACCGCCTGCTCGACCGGCACCTGGTGCCTCAGGTAACCGATCGCCTGCTCGCGTCCATGGCCAGTGGCGAATCGTTGCGACAGGTGCATGCCACCCTTGATGGCAACGCTGACATCGTCTGTGAGTTCACCTGAGATGGATGCGATGTTCGAGCAGGTTCCGCAACCGTTGGCTTATGCCGAGGCTTTGCTGACGCAGTTCTCCAGCCTGTCAGGCGCAACGGATATCACTACGTTACTGGAGGATTTTATCCAGGCCGCAGCCCGCCTCAGCGGTTGTGAACTGACACAGTTGTATTTGCTCGATGCCACCCATGCCCATCTGGAAATGCACACCGAATGCCTGGAGAGCCAGTTGCAGTTCCGCGACCGGACTCTGCTGCCCTCCGATTACAGCGGTGAACAACTCCTGCAATTCGCCCTGTGCCAGAACCGTGTGGTCAGCCTCGACGCGTTGAACTCAAGCCTTCACGAAACCGGCTTCCTGCCGAGCCGGTCGCCCCCCTGGCAGTCGCTGCTCTGCGTGCCACTCCTCAATTCACGCAAAACCGTCGAAGGCCTGTTGTTGTGCGCCACCGGCAAGCATCTCGACCTGCATGGGTTTGCCAGATCCCTGAGTCAACTTGGTGCTTTCATGCTTCGGCAGAAATCTCTGTTGCAGCGCTTGCACCGGCCCACCTGCGTGCCTGACGCCGGCACCACAACCGTGCCTGGCATCAACGGCTACGGCCTGATCGGCAAGAGTCCGGCAATGCGCCAGACCTGCCTGTTGATCAGCAAAGTCCTGCACAGCCCCTACACCGTTCTGCTCCGTGGCGAGACGGGCACCGGCAAGGAGGTGGTGGCCCGGGCCATTCACGATTGTGGTCCGCGTCGAACCAAGGCATTCATCGTGCAGAACTGTGCAGCGGTCCCCGAGAACCTGCTGGAAAGCGAGCTGTTCGGCTATCGCAGGGGCGCGTTCACCGGGGCCGACCGGGATCGTCTCGGGCTGTTCGATGCGGCTGAGGGCGGCACGCTATTGCTCGATGAAATCGGTGACATGCCATTGTCTCTTCAGGCCAAGCTGCTGCGGGTGTTGCAGGAAGGCGAAATCCGTCCGCTGGGATCCAGCAAAACCCATAGGATCGACGTTCGGATCATCGCTGCGACCCACCGCGACCTGAAACAACGGGTGGAAGAAGGTCAGTTTCGCGAAGACTTGTACTACCGACTCGCCCAGTTCCCGATCCAGTTACCGGCATTGCGCCAGCGTGAAGGCGACATCATCGAACTGGCGCGACACTTTGCCGACAAGGCTTGTACTTTCTTGCGGCGCGATCCCGTGTGTTGGTCCGACGCAGCCTTAGACCATCTGGCCGCCTATGGCTTCCCCGGGAATGTGCGCGAACTCAAAGCCCTCGTGGAAAGGGCCGTATTGCTGTGCGAGGGCGGCGAGCTGCAGGTCGAGCACTTCGCGTTGCACCTCGACACGCCGGCCGCCCGTGCCTCCATGGGTCTGCGCGAACGACTGGGGCAGATCGAGCGTGGCCTGCTGATCGATTGCCTGCGCAAGAACGCCGGCAACCAGACGCTGGCGGCCCGCGAACTCGGCTTGCCACGCCGCACCCTGCTCTATCGCCTCGGGCGCCTGAAGATTCAACCGAGGGACTTCGATGACTGACCCCATCGCCTGCCCCCGGCCCTTTCAATTCTGGAGTCCTTCCGATGCCTGATTTTTCCTGGCAAGTCGTCCTGCTGGCCATCGTCGTGTCATTCGGCCTCGGCGGCTGCAACGGCAATTACAAATTCAATGACAGCGATTACCGCCCCCTGGGGGATCCCCAGGCCGTCAATCGCGGCAAGTGACCGCAAGGAGTATCGATGGAGCTTGTTCTTGAAATGCTGAACGCCAGACAGTTTATTCCGGCGCCGCTGTGCCGCATGACGTTCCGGGCGGCTGGCGGTGTGATAGGCCGGGGCGAGAGTTGTGATTGGATCATTCCCGACCGCCAGCGCCTGTTATCCAAACGC belongs to Pseudomonas sp. B21-028 and includes:
- a CDS encoding sigma-54-dependent Fis family transcriptional regulator produces the protein MFEQVPQPLAYAEALLTQFSSLSGATDITTLLEDFIQAAARLSGCELTQLYLLDATHAHLEMHTECLESQLQFRDRTLLPSDYSGEQLLQFALCQNRVVSLDALNSSLHETGFLPSRSPPWQSLLCVPLLNSRKTVEGLLLCATGKHLDLHGFARSLSQLGAFMLRQKSLLQRLHRPTCVPDAGTTTVPGINGYGLIGKSPAMRQTCLLISKVLHSPYTVLLRGETGTGKEVVARAIHDCGPRRTKAFIVQNCAAVPENLLESELFGYRRGAFTGADRDRLGLFDAAEGGTLLLDEIGDMPLSLQAKLLRVLQEGEIRPLGSSKTHRIDVRIIAATHRDLKQRVEEGQFREDLYYRLAQFPIQLPALRQREGDIIELARHFADKACTFLRRDPVCWSDAALDHLAAYGFPGNVRELKALVERAVLLCEGGELQVEHFALHLDTPAARASMGLRERLGQIERGLLIDCLRKNAGNQTLAARELGLPRRTLLYRLGRLKIQPRDFDD
- the tssH gene encoding type VI secretion system ATPase TssH, which translates into the protein MINVDLQQLIQALDADTRNDLERSAEQCVARGTDKVLVEDLLLGLLERPDSLLARALQDARISPGELIATLQPRPGHSVSCNPSFAPELVQWLQDALRVASLELGERQVGQAALILALLRHPAHHAGTPYQTLLAELNIGRLKEYALAQLAQPIPDSYAAKSDALLERFTQNLTQQARDGQLDPVLCRDAEIRQMIDILTRRRKNNPIAVGEAGVGKTAIVEGLALRIVAGEVPAVLEDVELRSLDMGLLQAGASIKGEFERRLKGVIDEVKASPKSIILFIDEAHTLIGAGGNAGGADAANLLKPALARGELRTIAATTWSEYKKYFEKDPALARRFQPVQLHEPTVEDAVTILRGLAPVYESSHGIYLRDDAVVAAAQLSARYLTGRQLPDKAVDVLDTACARVRISLAAAPQSLERVRGELAEGERQRQALRRDAQAGLPIDFQALEALETRLDAIEKERQALEADWSKQRILAERLLSLRQQLAAADQTSDVEILKSALRETHDALMAAQAQERLVSFEVCPRLVAEVINAWTGVPLAQLAREHSTSVAGFAADLRARIRGQEQAVQALDRAMRAAAAGLNRPDAPVGVFLLVGPSGVGKTETARALADLLYGGERFITVINMAEFQDKHTVSRLIGAPPGYVGFGEGGMLTEAVRHKPYSVILLDEVEKADPDVMNLFYQIFDKGLANDGEGREIDFRNTLILMTSNLGSECISEQCESGTRPSAESLEESLRPILSRHFQPALLARMCVVPYYPVSGPVLRELAAIKLDRLGERLQARRLGFSYCKQLLEHLAEHCIRSDSGARAIDRLLDRHLVPQVTDRLLASMASGESLRQVHATLDGNADIVCEFT